The following coding sequences are from one Arachis hypogaea cultivar Tifrunner chromosome 7, arahy.Tifrunner.gnm2.J5K5, whole genome shotgun sequence window:
- the LOC112703571 gene encoding probable LRR receptor-like serine/threonine-protein kinase At1g53430 has protein sequence MMKVEFVMPTSSKNVKAFFIIVFLAFNCFQQFGSFAQLIPQDEVKVLQTISDKVKNLNWKVTQNSCNVDGGFGKQEANLGSQVLRNITCNCSFNSNTLCHVTNIVLKGLNISGAIPDEFGNLTHLVELDLTRNYFNGSIPKSLANIPLANLSLLGNNLSGPIPAEIGDIATLLELNLEDNQLGGSLPPSLGNLSKLDQLLLSGNNFTGAIPEEFGKLKNLTGFRIDGNSFSGKIPNFFGNWTKITRMDMQGTSMEGPIPSVISELTTLQELRITDLKGPPMTFPNLTELKSLTRLELRNCPLTGHIPPYLGELQRLKTLDLSFNRLNGSIPDSLGNLQGLNYLFLTNNSLTGTIPSWILGSDQNMDLSYNDFTSPSQPSCQLQDVNLASSFSSSASTSTTCLKRGLPCSGKANTYSIFINCGGSEIEAEGTKYEADVSRSGTSNYHSSSSKWAYSSTGAYLGDTDAPHVATNDFNLNISGPGYYQTARIAPLSLNYYGLCMKNGNYKVKLHFAEIMFSNDQTFSSLGRRIFDVSVQGVKYLKDFNIAEKAGGAGKPITEEFDVDVNDNTLEIHLSWAGKGTNAIPVRGVYGPLISAITVTPNFKIPSNGLSTGAIVGIVIGSCAFVILILFVLWKMGFLCGKDQTDKELLELKTGYFSLRQIKAATNNFDPANKIGEGGFGPVYKGVQPDGTVIAVKQLSAKSKQGNREFVNEIGMISALQHPNLVKLYGCCIEGHQLLLVYEYMENNSLARALFGKQEQRMHLDWPTRMRICVGIARGLAYLHEESILKIVHRDIKATNVLLDKSLNAKISDFGLAKLDEEENTHISTRIAGTIGYMAPEYAMRGYLTDKADVYSFGIVALEIVSGKSNTNYRPKEEFVYLLDWAYVLQEQGNLLELVDPSLGSSYSPEEAMRMLQLALLCTNPSPTLRPPMSSIISMLEGKTPIQAPIIKRSEGAQDARFKAFEMRSHDSETNISSAFSQYSQEQRSRSMNGPWVDSSVSLTSGEDYSSTNNLINSSRNV, from the exons ATGATGAAGGTGGAGTTTGTTATGCCAACAAGCTCCAAAAACGTCAAAGCCTTCTTCATCATTGTGTTCCTTGCCTTCAATTGCTTCCAACAGTTTGGATCCTTCGCTCAACTCATACCACAAGATGAAG TGAAAGTGCTACAAACAATATCAGATAAAGTGAAGAACCTGAACTGGAAAGTAACACAAAATTCATGTAACGTTGATGGAGGATTTGGAAAACAAGAAGCCAATTTAGGGTCTCAAGTCCTTAGGAATATCACATGCAATTGCTCTTTCAATAGTAACACTCTTTGCCATGTTACAAACAT TGTTCTCAAGGGTCTCAACATTTCTGGAGCTATACCTGATGAATTTGGAAATCTAACTCATCTGGTGGAACT TGATTTAACTCGCAATTATTTTAATGGCTCAATTCCAAAGAGTCTTGCAAACATCCCACTTGCTAATCT GTCACTCTTGGGAAATAATCTTAGTGGTCCAATTCCCGCTGAAATTGGTGACATTGCTACTTTGCTTGAACt GAACTTAGAAGATAATCAACTTGGAGGATCCCTTCCACCTAGCCTTGGAAATTTGAGCAAATTGGATCAATT ACTTCTCTCTGGAAATAATTTTACAGGGGCAATCCCAGAAGAATTTGGCAAACTAAAGAATCTCACTGGGTT TAGGATAGATGGAAACAGTTTTTCTGGGAAGATACCAAACTTTTTTGGGAACTGGACCAAAATTACGAGAAT GGATATGCAGGGAACATCCATGGAAGGCCCAATTCCTTCTGTTATATCTGAGTTAACAACTTTGCAAGAATT GAGAATAACTGATTTGAAGGGACCACCTATGACATTTCCTAATCTTACAGAGTTGAAGAGCTTGACCAGACT GGAATTAAGAAATTGCCCTCTCACTGGTCACATTCCACCCTATCTTGGTGAATTGCAACGTTTAAAAACTCT AGACCTGAGCTTCAACAGGTTGAATGGTTCTATCCCAGATTCACTTGGGAACTTGCAAGGACTAAATTACCT GTTCCTGACTAACAATTCTTTGACCGGAACGATTCCTTCATGGATACTAGGCAGCGACCAGAACAT ggatttatcttaCAACGATTTTACATCGCCTTCTCAACCTAGTTGCCAACTTCAGGATGT GAACCTAGcttccagcttctcttcctcAGCGAGCACTTC AACTACATGCTTAAAGAGGGGCCTGCCATGTTCAGGAAAAGCAAACA CTTATTCAATATTCATAAACTGTGGAGGATCTGAAATTGAGGCTGAGGGCACAAAATATGAAGCCGACGTCAGCAGAAGCGGCACTTCAAACTATCATAGTAGTAGCAGCAAGTGGGCTTACAGCAGCACAGGAGCATATCTAGGAGATACGGATGCTCCACATGTGGCAACAAATGATTTCAATTTGAATATTAGTGGACCTGGATACTACCAAACTGCCCGCATTGCCCCTTTGTCTCTTAATTACTATGGCCTCTGTATGAAGAATGGAAATTATAAAGTGAAACTTCATTTTGCTGAGATAATGTTTTCTAATGACCAAACATTTAGCAGCCTTGGAAGGCGTATATTCGATGTTTCAGTCCAA GGTGTtaaatatttgaaagattttAACATTGCTGAAAAAGCTGGTGGAGCTGGTAAACCAATTACTGAGGAGTTTGATGTAGATGTTAATGATAATACCTTGGAGATACACTTGTCCTGGGCAGGGAAAGGAACTAATGCCATTCCTGTGAGAGGTGTATATGGACCTCTTATATCTGCCATAACTGTTACTCCAA ACTTCAAAATTCCTTCGAATGGACTGTCTACTGGAGCAATTGTCGGAATTGTGATTGGATCGTGCGCATTCGTCATACTGATACTATTTGTCCTTTGGAAGATGGGTTTCCTATGTGGGAAAGATCAAACAGACAAAG AACTTCTAGAGCTGAAAACAGGCTATTTCAGTTTAAGGCAAATTAAAGCTGCTACTAATAACTTTGACCCAGCAAACAAGATAGGTGAAGGAGGATTCGGACCAGTATACAAG GGCGTACAGCCAGATGGTACTGTAATTGCAGTTAAGCAACTCTCGGCCAAATCAAAGCAAGGGAACCGCGAATTCGTCAATGAAATAGGCATGATATCTGCTTTGCAGCATCCAAATCTTGTGAAGCTTTATGGTTGTTGCATTGAAGGACACCAATTGCTGCTAGTATATGAATACATGGAGAACAATAGTCTTGCTCGTGCCCTTTTCG GTAAACAAGAACAGAGGATGCATTTGGATTGGCCTACAAGAATGAGGATCTGTGTTGGTATAGCAAGGGGTTTAGCTTATCTACATGAGGAATCAATATTAAAAATAGTCCATAGGGATATTAAGGCAACCAATGTCTTACTTGATAAGAGTCTGAATGCTAAAATCTCTGACTTTGGTTTAGCCAAGCTTGATGAAGAAGAGAATACCCATATCAGCACAAGAATAGCTGGAACAAT TGGTTACATGGCCCCAGAGTATGCTATGCGGGGTTACTTGACTGACAAGGCAGATGTCTATAGCTTTGGCATTGTGGCGTTGGAGATTGTTAGTGGGAAGAGCAACACAAACTACAGACCAAAAGAGGAGTTTGTTTATCTTCTGGATTGG GCCTATGTTCTCCAAGAGCAAGGAAACCTTCTGGAGTTGGTTGATCCAAGTCTCGGTTCAAGCTACTCCCCTGAAGAAGCCATGAGAATGCTGCAGTTGGCACTCCTGTGCACCAACCCATCTCCTACTCTTAGACCACCCATGTCATCTATTATAAGTATGCTTGAAGGGAAGACTCCCATCCAAGCACCAATAATCAAGCGCAGCGAGGGTGCACAAGACGCAAGATTCAAGGCCTTTGAGATGCGGTCACACGACAGCGAAACAAATATTTCTTCTGCATTCTCACAATATAGCCAAGAGCAGAGGAGCAGATCCATGAATGGACCATGGGTTGACTCCTCCGTCTCTCTTACTAGTGGAGAAGATTATTCCTCAACCAATAACCTTATAAACAGTTCGCGCAATGTGTGA
- the LOC112703572 gene encoding periodic tryptophan protein 2, whose product MNFRFQNLLGAPYRGGNTVISNNTLLISPVGNRVAVTDLLKSHTTTLPCQSSSNISRIAVSPDGTFLLTVDDRNRCHFINLSRRVVLHRISFKHPVSVAKFSPDGSLIAVAAGKLVQIWRSPGFRREYFPFELLRTFADFDGKVTTLDWSPDSNYLLAGSKDLTARILYLKKSKKGALRYRPFLLLGHRDSVVGSFFAVEPKTNRVRRAYTVARDGVLFSWGFVDGSVSDAMDAEGSEPESPGTPERVAEGNLNVENGAVKKRKECDGEIDDEEGYLCRGKWELLRKDFLGQAPEKVTACDYHRGLDTLVIGYSNGVFGLYQMPDFVCLHLLSISREKITTVVFNELGNWLAFGCAKLGQLLVWEWRSESYILKQQGHYFDVNCLAYSPDSQLLATGADDNKVKVWTVSSGFCFVTFSEHTNAVTALHFMASNNCLLSASLDGTVRAWDLLRYRNFRTFTTPSSRQFVSLTADQSGEVICAGTKDYFEIFVWSMRTGRLLDVLSGHEGPVHALMFSPTNNILTSSSWDKTVRLWDVFDGKGAVETFPHTHEVLTVVYRPDGRQLACSTLDGQIHFWDPIEGLLMYTIEGARDIAGGRLMTDRRTSANSSSGKFFTTLCYSADGSYILAGGVSRYICMYDVADQVLLRRFQITLNLSLDGVLDFLNSKNMTEAGPLDLIDDDNSDIEDGVDKQTRVNLGFGLPGSLPNRGRPIIQTKCLRIAPTGRSFVAATTEGVLVYSVDESFIFDPTDLDINVTPEAVEEALGENQPSRALVLSLRLNEDSLIKKCIFAVMPGDIPAVARSIPSRYLKRLIEALADLIENCPHLEFVLRWSQELCKAHGNSIQQMSRNLLPSLKSLQKGITRIHQDLADTCSSNEYMLRYLCSSGAKE is encoded by the exons ATGAATTTCAGGTTCCAGAACCTTCTTGGAGCCCCCTACAGAGGGGGCAACACCGTAATCTCCAACAACACCCTCCTAATCTCACCCGTCGGTAACAGAGTTGCCGTCACCGACCTCCTCAAGTCCCACACCACTACCCTCCCTTGTCAGTCTTCCTCCAACATCTCCCGCATCGCCGTCTCCCCCGACGGAACCTTTCTCTTAACCGTCGATGACCGCAACCGCTGCCACTTCATCAACCTCAGCCGCCGTGTCGTCCTCCATCGCATCTCCTTCAAGCACCCCGTCTCCGTCGCCAAGTTCAGCCCCGACGGATCCTTAATTGCCGTCGCCGCCGGTAAACTCGTCCAGATTTGGCGCTCCCCTGGCTTCCGCCGGGAATATTTCCCCTTCGAGCTCCTCCGCACTTTCGCCGACTTCGATGGCAAGGTCACCACCTTGGATTGGAGTCCTGACTCCAATTACTTGCTCGCAGGGTCCAAGGACCTCACTGCAAGAATCTTGTACCTCAAGAAATCGAAGAAAGGTGCTTTGAGGTATAGGCCTTTCTTGCTTTTAGGGCATAGGGATTCTGTTGTAGGTTCGTTTTTCGCCGTTGAACCGAAGACTAATAGGGTTCGTAGGGCCTATACTGTTGCTAGGGATGGAGTTTTGTTTAGCTGGGGTTTTGTTGATGGAAGTGTGAGTGATGCTATGGATGCTGAGGGTTCGGAGCCGGAGTCTCCGGGGACACCAGAGAGAGTTGCAGAGGGGAATTTGAATGTTGAGAATGGTGCTGTGAAGAAGAGAAAGGAATGTGATGGTGAgattgatgatgaggaagggtatttGTGCAGGGGGAAGTGGGAGTTGTTGAGGAAGGACTTTCTTGGGCAGGCGCCGGAGAAGGTGACTGCTTGTGATTATCATAGAGGGCTGGACACGCTGGTTATTGGGTATTCGAATGGAGTTTTCGGGTTGTATCAGATGCCGGATTTTGTGTGCCTTCACTTGTTGTCTATATCGAGGGAGAAGATCACCACGGTGGTCTTCAATGAGCTTGGGAACTGGCTGGCCTTTGGATGTGCGAAACTTGGGCAGTTGCTTGTGTGGGAATGGCGTTCTGAGAGCTACATTTTGAAACAGCAGGGTCACTACTTTGATGTGAACTGCCTTGCTTATTCGCCGGATTCACAACTCCTTGCTACCGGAGCAGATGATAATAAAGTGAAG GTGTGGACTGTTTCCTCAGGCTTTTGCTTTGTTACTTTTTCTGAGCATACTAATGCTGTTACTGCTCTACATTTTATGGCAAGTAACAATTGTCTGCTTAGTGCATCTCTTGATGGGACTGTTCGAGCTTGGGATTTATTACGATACCGAAACTTTAGGACATTTACAACCCCTTCTTCAAGACAGTTTGTTTCTCTGACAGCAGATCAAAGTGGCGAAGTGATATGTGCTGGTACTAAAGATTATTTTGAG ATTTTTGTCTGGTCAATGAGAACTGGCCGTTTGTTGGATGTGCTTAGTGGTCATGAAGGTCCTGTTCATGCGTTGATGTTTTCTCCAACAAAT AATATCTTGACTTCATCATCATGGGACAAAACTGTTCGGTTGTGGGATGTCTTTGATGGAAAAGGGGCAGTTGAGACATTTCCTCATACACACGAAGTTCTCACTGTTGTTTATCGTCCTGATGGAAGGCAGTTAGCTTGCAGCACATTAGATGGGCAAATTCATTTTTGGGATCCAATAGAGGGTTTGCTAATGTATACCATAGAGGGTGCCAGAGATATTGCTGGAGGGCGTCTTATGACTGACCGTAGAACAAGTGCTAATTCAAGTTCAGGAAAGTTCTTCACAACCTTATGCTATTCAGCCGATGGAAGCTATATTTTAGCTGGGGGCGTTAGCAGATATATCTGTATGTATGATGTTGCTGATCAG GTACTGCTGCGACGGTTCCAGATAACACTCAATCTTTCATTAGATGGAGTTCTTGACTTCTTAAACTCCAAGAATATGACGGAAGCTGGCCCACTAGATCTAATCGATGATGATAACAGTGACATTGAGGATGGTGTTGACAAACAAACAAGAGTGAACCTAGGATTTGGTTTACCAGGCTCCCTGCCTAACCGTGGGAGGCCTATTATTCAAACAAAATGCCTAAGAATTGCACCAACAGGCAGGAGTTTTGTAGCAGCAACAACTGAGGGAGTCTTAGTTTACTCTGTTGATGAATCATTCATATTTGATCCAACAGACCTTGACATAAATGTTACACCAGAG GCTGTTGAGGAAGCTCTTGGTGAAAATCAACCAAGCAGAGCTTTGGTACTTAGCCTTCGCCTAAATGAAGactctttaataaaaaaatgtatctTTGCTGTTATGCCAGGCGATATTCCTGCAGTTGCCAGATCAATTCCTTCTAGATATCTCAAGCGGTTAATTGAAGCACTTGCAGATCTTATAGAAAACTGCCCACATTTGGAATTTGTACTCAGATGGAGTCAG GAGCTTTGCAAAGCCCACGGGAATTCGATTCAACAGATGTCTAGAAATCTGCTTCCATCATTAAAATCTTTGCAGAAAGGAATCACTAGAATACATCAAGATCTAGCTGATACATGCTCTTCCAATGAATATATGCTGCGATATTTATGCTCTTCAGGTGCCAAGGAATGA